A window of the Alkalibaculum bacchi genome harbors these coding sequences:
- a CDS encoding DUF4474 domain-containing protein, with protein sequence MNRTYSSESIEILIVVLLAILGVFLGRVSIAKKQAPPKEIGDRDEWRKLASAAGYLYDEKQDIFYTKLDAWQRDMGYCRLYDEACAPLNLIVDSEPIYFEYDNKRWLIQFWKGQYGMALGCEIGIYNTEGPDIDIPGLFNGTFFHTVEDEEMLQMSVSLEKQGRKLFSLYGRHWWHTGFIVGDFAEPWELIMHIDITFPNNEMRDAFIGGLKRRGYKDNEIKVKDNRVLLKFDQPYSEQPISRVKITDGIIQSKNRLLCTKYVEFTSSYNTFPEKISALQQKSPELYSAALTLGKPVLLFESFDVIEKYISKVKS encoded by the coding sequence GTGAACCGTACGTATAGTTCGGAGAGTATTGAAATACTGATTGTCGTTCTCCTTGCAATTTTAGGGGTCTTCTTAGGAAGAGTCTCCATAGCGAAGAAACAGGCACCCCCTAAAGAGATTGGTGACAGAGATGAATGGAGGAAATTGGCATCAGCTGCTGGGTATCTATACGATGAAAAGCAAGACATTTTCTATACAAAATTGGATGCGTGGCAAAGAGATATGGGGTACTGTCGATTATATGATGAAGCTTGTGCTCCTCTTAATCTGATTGTAGATTCGGAACCCATCTATTTTGAATACGATAATAAAAGGTGGCTTATTCAATTTTGGAAGGGTCAATATGGAATGGCTTTAGGGTGTGAAATTGGCATATACAATACAGAAGGACCTGATATTGATATACCTGGTTTATTTAATGGCACCTTTTTTCATACAGTAGAAGACGAAGAAATGCTTCAAATGAGTGTAAGTTTAGAAAAACAAGGCAGAAAATTGTTTTCGCTGTATGGGAGGCATTGGTGGCATACTGGATTTATAGTAGGTGATTTTGCTGAACCATGGGAGCTCATTATGCACATAGATATTACTTTTCCAAATAATGAAATGAGAGATGCATTTATTGGCGGCTTAAAGAGGAGAGGATACAAAGATAATGAGATAAAGGTAAAGGACAATCGGGTTTTACTAAAATTTGATCAACCTTATAGTGAACAGCCTATAAGTAGAGTAAAAATAACAGATGGCATTATTCAGAGCAAAAATAGATTGCTTTGTACCAAATACGTAGAATTTACATCAAGTTATAATACTTTCCCAGAAAAAATATCCGCCCTTCAACAAAAATCCCCAGAACTTTATAGTGCTGCTCTTACATTAGGAAAACCAGTATTGTTGTTTGAGTCCTTTGATGTAATTGAGAAATATATTAGTAAAGTCAAAAGTTGA
- the spoIIR gene encoding stage II sporulation protein R: MKKIMACGLILLVLSSIFVVNTYSKEASLDLFVLESKVLSSNDLAKKLVRFHVIANSDTEVDQQVKLKVKDDVLEYMIPKLEVSTSKDETINIINKNSKKIQHIAEETLRTYNMDNDVSVELETTFFPTKYYKDFSLPAGDYLALRVIIGSGQGKNWWCVLFPPLCLVDVQTEIPKEEEQDKSKLLEDNSLESYDSIEELQDEQITESKEYSCQSSFNEDKIIKNETKKKYPKAIEQGEKSSKEENQGEVQYKYNKEDGRKMNQEQQYDEVSSNKRNFEVSSSNHSTPKIRWKALELLGFYN, from the coding sequence ATGAAAAAGATAATGGCATGTGGGTTAATCCTACTTGTATTAAGCAGTATTTTTGTCGTAAATACATATTCAAAAGAAGCAAGTTTAGATCTTTTTGTTTTAGAAAGTAAGGTATTAAGTTCTAATGATTTGGCAAAAAAATTAGTTCGTTTTCACGTTATTGCAAATAGTGATACTGAAGTAGATCAACAGGTAAAATTAAAAGTAAAGGATGATGTACTAGAGTACATGATTCCTAAATTAGAAGTATCAACATCAAAAGACGAGACCATAAACATCATTAATAAAAACAGCAAAAAAATTCAGCATATTGCTGAAGAAACTTTGCGTACATATAATATGGACAATGATGTGTCCGTAGAATTAGAAACTACGTTTTTTCCTACAAAATATTACAAAGACTTTTCATTGCCAGCTGGAGATTATTTAGCCCTTAGGGTTATTATAGGAAGTGGACAAGGAAAGAATTGGTGGTGTGTATTATTCCCACCATTATGTTTAGTAGATGTACAAACAGAGATCCCAAAAGAAGAGGAACAAGACAAGAGTAAACTACTGGAAGACAATTCTCTGGAAAGTTACGATAGTATAGAAGAGTTGCAAGATGAACAGATAACAGAGTCTAAAGAATATTCTTGTCAAAGCAGTTTTAATGAAGATAAGATAATAAAAAATGAAACTAAAAAAAAATATCCCAAAGCCATAGAACAGGGCGAAAAATCCTCTAAAGAAGAAAATCAAGGGGAAGTCCAATATAAATACAATAAAGAAGACGGTAGGAAAATGAATCAAGAGCAACAATACGACGAAGTTTCATCTAATAAAAGGAATTTTGAAGTAAGCAGTTCAAATCATAGTACCCCCAAAATAAGGTGGAAGGCATTGGAATTGCTAGGATTCTACAACTAG
- a CDS encoding sensor histidine kinase, translating into MNMEWEIASFMVFFVESMVLFKYLNGQFTAKYHHNFNLLYVLVIAITGFFLRPFAIMGMILSYLGIFILIYFIYFNTIQQKVVALGTFMLINIAIENVVMFLFVSVFDIHMSEITEVSFMSIGAIVISKMLLFLIITYLVHRRTKKIFSLRAQISKLTSAKIVLFLILVNFLLILIIDIYTTIPLQTNIRLYLLVLTNVSICLLSVHIYELLIKASEGEIELKLLLQKNEAEQKYNQELGVAVDSIRAIKHDMSNHLSVISACIDCEEYEKAKHYIHKITEPINSVNYLLNIDHPVIASMLYVKNMLAKKKEIAFDTEIDIYDNVLIDDVDVTILLGNILDNSIEACEKITGKEKKINLYIESEKDFFFLDCTNTIDQEKVQYKDKQLSTTKNDTSNHGFGLKNIQAVVDKYEGSENIVITEEDFTIEIVLKNINKS; encoded by the coding sequence ATGAACATGGAATGGGAGATTGCTAGTTTTATGGTTTTCTTTGTAGAATCTATGGTTCTTTTCAAGTATCTAAATGGGCAATTTACAGCAAAATATCATCATAATTTTAATCTGCTGTATGTTTTGGTCATTGCGATTACGGGCTTTTTTTTGAGGCCATTTGCTATTATGGGAATGATTCTTTCTTACCTAGGTATTTTTATTCTCATTTATTTTATATATTTCAATACAATTCAACAAAAAGTAGTGGCATTAGGCACTTTTATGCTCATAAACATAGCCATAGAAAATGTTGTCATGTTTTTATTTGTCAGCGTATTCGATATACATATGTCAGAAATTACGGAAGTTTCCTTTATGAGCATTGGAGCAATTGTCATTTCGAAAATGCTATTGTTTTTAATTATTACATACCTTGTGCATAGAAGAACAAAGAAAATATTTTCTTTAAGAGCTCAAATTAGTAAGTTGACTAGCGCAAAAATTGTTTTGTTTCTTATTCTGGTCAATTTTCTTTTGATTTTAATTATTGACATCTATACTACCATTCCATTACAAACGAATATTCGGTTATATTTATTGGTATTAACCAATGTTTCTATTTGCCTATTATCTGTACATATTTATGAATTGCTTATAAAAGCGTCAGAAGGAGAAATAGAATTAAAGCTTTTATTACAAAAAAATGAAGCAGAACAAAAGTATAATCAAGAATTAGGTGTAGCAGTAGATAGTATAAGGGCAATTAAACACGATATGTCAAATCATTTATCTGTGATTAGTGCATGTATTGACTGTGAGGAGTATGAAAAGGCAAAACATTATATACATAAGATTACAGAACCTATTAATTCCGTTAATTACCTTCTTAATATTGATCACCCGGTTATAGCCTCGATGCTGTACGTAAAAAATATGCTTGCTAAAAAGAAAGAGATTGCATTTGACACAGAAATCGATATTTATGATAATGTATTAATAGATGATGTGGATGTCACAATATTATTAGGAAATATCCTAGATAATTCTATTGAAGCTTGTGAAAAAATAACGGGAAAAGAAAAGAAAATAAACCTATATATAGAAAGCGAAAAAGACTTCTTCTTTCTGGATTGTACCAATACGATAGATCAGGAAAAGGTTCAGTATAAAGACAAACAATTATCTACTACAAAGAACGATACATCAAATCATGGTTTTGGTTTAAAAAATATCCAAGCGGTTGTAGATAAATATGAAGGAAGTGAAAATATCGTCATTACAGAAGAGGATTTTACTATAGAAATTGTATTAAAAAATATAAACAAAAGTTAA
- the thyX gene encoding FAD-dependent thymidylate synthase, giving the protein MQEQLKVIVLSHTPEPEKIISAAAKLCYSKSGIDHILNDLTEDKVNQFLTMLMDMGHASPIEHVSFTFGIEGVSRSLTHQLVRHRLASYSQKSQRYVREGQFSFIIPPEIEKNEEAKEIYIHAMEEQQRAYDQLVTVLQKEHMEKIKGQYKSEKKALSMAEKAAIEDARYVLPNACETKIVATMNARELLHFFNHRCCNRAQWEIRELATQMLILVKKVAPILFKNAGPSCVNGPCPEGKMTCGRIVEVREKFEKM; this is encoded by the coding sequence ATGCAAGAACAATTAAAGGTCATCGTCTTATCTCATACGCCAGAGCCGGAAAAAATAATTTCGGCAGCGGCAAAACTATGCTACTCAAAATCGGGAATTGACCATATATTAAATGATTTGACGGAAGACAAGGTGAATCAATTTTTGACCATGCTTATGGATATGGGACATGCTTCACCTATAGAACATGTAAGCTTTACTTTTGGTATAGAAGGGGTTTCGAGAAGTTTGACTCATCAATTAGTCAGACATCGATTAGCTAGCTATAGTCAAAAATCCCAGAGGTACGTAAGAGAAGGCCAATTTAGCTTTATTATACCACCTGAAATCGAAAAAAATGAAGAAGCAAAAGAGATCTATATTCACGCTATGGAAGAGCAGCAGAGAGCATATGATCAATTGGTCACTGTTTTACAGAAAGAGCATATGGAAAAAATAAAAGGACAATATAAGAGCGAGAAGAAAGCACTTTCCATGGCGGAAAAAGCAGCCATAGAAGATGCAAGATATGTACTACCTAATGCATGTGAAACAAAAATAGTGGCGACTATGAACGCAAGAGAATTACTCCATTTCTTTAATCATAGATGTTGTAATAGAGCTCAGTGGGAAATCAGAGAGCTGGCCACTCAAATGCTTATATTAGTTAAAAAAGTTGCCCCTATACTATTTAAAAATGCAGGTCCTAGCTGCGTTAATGGTCCTTGCCCTGAAGGGAAAATGACTTGTGGACGTATCGTAGAAGTGAGAGAAAAATTTGAGAAAATGTAA
- the rlmB gene encoding 23S rRNA (guanosine(2251)-2'-O)-methyltransferase RlmB — MNTNKPLKGTRQIEGKNPIVEALKSDVNIEKIMVAKGRRETGAQELFELAKEKKIKIQQVDRKKLDFTSKTGNHQGIIAIASEYEYAEIEDILEGAKVKGESPLVVILDKITDPHNFGAIIRTANACGVHGIIIPKNRSVDISPIAIKASAGAIEHTPICKVTNLTQTIKELKEKGFWIAGADMEGQKYYESDFKGSMAIVIGNEGEGISRLVKDECDFLVSIPMYGEIESLNASVATGILLSEAAKQRN; from the coding sequence TTGAACACAAACAAACCCCTAAAGGGGACAAGGCAAATAGAAGGTAAAAATCCAATAGTCGAAGCTCTTAAATCGGATGTAAATATTGAAAAAATTATGGTCGCTAAGGGTAGAAGAGAGACTGGGGCACAAGAACTGTTTGAATTAGCAAAGGAAAAGAAAATAAAGATACAACAAGTGGATCGAAAAAAACTGGATTTTACAAGTAAAACTGGAAATCATCAAGGAATTATTGCAATTGCCAGTGAATATGAATACGCTGAAATAGAAGATATCTTAGAAGGCGCTAAGGTCAAGGGAGAGTCTCCTTTAGTGGTGATTCTAGATAAGATAACAGATCCTCATAATTTTGGAGCCATTATTCGTACGGCAAATGCTTGTGGAGTACATGGCATTATCATACCTAAAAATCGCTCTGTAGATATTAGTCCCATTGCTATAAAGGCTTCAGCAGGTGCTATTGAGCACACGCCTATTTGTAAAGTAACCAATTTAACTCAAACAATAAAAGAGTTAAAAGAAAAAGGATTTTGGATTGCAGGAGCGGATATGGAAGGACAGAAATATTACGAAAGTGATTTCAAAGGTTCTATGGCAATTGTTATTGGAAATGAAGGTGAGGGAATTAGCAGATTAGTAAAAGACGAATGCGATTTTCTAGTCTCCATTCCGATGTACGGCGAAATAGAATCGCTAAATGCTTCTGTAGCAACTGGAATACTGCTTAGTGAAGCAGCTAAGCAACGGAATTAG
- a CDS encoding NYN domain-containing protein has product MIKTYLIIDGYNIINQWADLKEIAKTSLEDARTKLISEIQSYAKLKNYYFIIVFDAYNINDRIKQEVFENGSVIFTQKHQTADSYIEKLVYDMPKVYEIYVVTSDFTLQRMIIGSGANRITALELEKDLDFAKKTSMKKTEEQYHKERNNLEKSLDVNIINKLDKIRRGQAE; this is encoded by the coding sequence ATGATAAAGACATACCTAATTATAGACGGTTATAATATTATAAATCAGTGGGCAGATTTGAAGGAAATAGCAAAGACAAGTTTAGAAGACGCTAGGACTAAGCTCATATCAGAGATACAAAGTTATGCAAAATTAAAGAATTATTATTTTATTATTGTGTTTGACGCCTACAATATTAATGATAGAATAAAGCAAGAAGTATTTGAAAATGGCTCTGTAATATTTACTCAGAAACATCAGACGGCAGATAGCTATATTGAAAAATTAGTCTATGATATGCCTAAAGTCTATGAGATTTATGTAGTTACTTCTGACTTTACATTGCAGAGGATGATAATAGGAAGCGGAGCAAACCGCATCACGGCCTTGGAATTAGAAAAAGATCTTGATTTCGCAAAGAAAACATCTATGAAAAAAACAGAAGAGCAATATCATAAGGAAAGAAACAATCTAGAAAAAAGCCTAGATGTTAATATTATAAATAAATTAGATAAAATAAGACGGGGACAAGCAGAATAG
- the sigH gene encoding RNA polymerase sporulation sigma factor SigH, whose amino-acid sequence MNANLLQVENVLSNYPDEKLALMSREGDRKAEELLFERYRNFVKLKTSSFFLAGADKEDIIQEGMIGLFKSIRDFNPDRCGSFRAFAELCIQRQIISAVKASTRQKHNPLNSSISLDMPIYNEKSHISLIDAIINEQDAGPEAIIIGREQAGDIEEKIYKVLSELERTVLLSYINGKSYYEIARDLDKQVKCIDNALQRVKRKLENYLKEKLIEDMHT is encoded by the coding sequence GTGAACGCAAACTTACTTCAAGTTGAAAACGTTTTATCAAACTATCCAGACGAGAAATTAGCTTTGATGTCAAGGGAAGGAGATAGAAAAGCTGAAGAATTGTTGTTCGAAAGGTATCGGAATTTTGTCAAATTAAAAACCAGTTCATTTTTTTTAGCAGGTGCAGATAAAGAGGATATCATCCAAGAGGGAATGATCGGATTATTTAAAAGTATTCGAGATTTTAATCCTGATAGATGTGGTTCTTTTAGGGCTTTCGCAGAGTTATGTATACAAAGACAGATTATTTCAGCAGTAAAGGCGTCTACAAGGCAAAAACATAATCCCTTAAATTCATCTATTTCTTTGGACATGCCTATTTATAACGAAAAGTCTCATATATCATTAATAGATGCTATAATCAATGAACAAGATGCTGGTCCTGAGGCAATTATCATCGGCCGTGAGCAAGCAGGGGATATTGAAGAAAAGATATATAAAGTTCTAAGTGAACTTGAACGAACAGTACTACTAAGTTATATTAATGGGAAGAGTTATTATGAAATTGCAAGGGATTTAGATAAACAGGTAAAGTGTATTGACAATGCATTGCAAAGAGTAAAGCGAAAATTAGAAAATTATTTAAAAGAAAAATTAATTGAAGACATGCATACTTAA
- the tuf gene encoding elongation factor Tu: MGKAKYERSKPHVNVGTIGHVDHGKTTLTAAITAVLNKRFGSGEFISYDNIDKAPEERERGITISTSHVEYETDARHYAHVDCPGHADYVKNMITGAAQMDGAILVVSAADGPMPQTREHILLSRQVGVPYIVVFLNKADMVDDEELIELVEMEVRELLSEYEFPGDDTPIVVGSALRALEDPDSEWGDKIVDLMKEVDAYIPEPERPTDQPFLMPVEDVFSITGRGTVATGKVERGTIKVGEEVEIVGLQEERRKVVVTGVEMFRKLLDQAEAGDNIGALLRGVERKDIERGQVLAKPGTINPHTKFKSQVYVLTKEEGGRHTPFFNGYRPQFYFRTTDVTGIIELEGGAEMVMPGDNIEMTIELIHPIAIEEGLRFAIREGGRTVGSGVISEIL; this comes from the coding sequence ATGGGAAAAGCTAAATACGAGAGAAGTAAACCTCACGTAAATGTTGGAACAATAGGACACGTTGACCACGGTAAAACAACTTTAACAGCGGCAATCACAGCTGTATTAAACAAAAGATTTGGATCTGGTGAATTCATAAGCTATGACAATATCGATAAAGCACCAGAAGAGAGAGAAAGAGGAATCACGATCTCTACATCTCACGTAGAATACGAAACAGATGCAAGACACTACGCACACGTAGACTGCCCAGGCCATGCTGACTATGTTAAAAACATGATCACAGGAGCAGCGCAAATGGACGGAGCAATCTTAGTAGTAAGTGCAGCAGATGGTCCAATGCCACAAACGAGAGAGCACATTCTTTTATCACGTCAAGTAGGTGTACCATATATCGTAGTATTCTTAAACAAAGCAGATATGGTAGATGACGAAGAATTAATCGAATTAGTAGAAATGGAAGTAAGAGAACTATTAAGCGAATATGAATTCCCAGGAGATGACACTCCAATCGTAGTAGGAAGTGCATTGAGAGCATTAGAAGATCCAGACAGCGAGTGGGGAGACAAAATCGTTGATTTAATGAAAGAAGTAGACGCATATATTCCAGAGCCAGAAAGACCAACAGATCAACCATTCCTAATGCCAGTAGAGGATGTATTCTCCATTACAGGTAGAGGTACAGTAGCAACAGGAAAAGTTGAAAGAGGAACAATAAAAGTAGGCGAAGAAGTAGAAATCGTTGGTTTACAAGAAGAGAGAAGAAAAGTAGTAGTAACAGGTGTTGAAATGTTCCGTAAATTATTAGATCAAGCAGAAGCAGGAGATAATATTGGAGCATTGTTAAGAGGAGTTGAAAGAAAAGACATCGAAAGAGGTCAAGTACTAGCAAAACCAGGAACAATCAACCCACACACAAAATTCAAATCTCAAGTATACGTATTAACAAAAGAAGAGGGTGGAAGACATACACCATTCTTTAACGGATACAGACCACAATTCTATTTCAGAACAACTGACGTAACAGGAATCATCGAATTAGAAGGCGGAGCAGAAATGGTAATGCCAGGAGATAATATCGAAATGACAATCGAACTAATCCACCCAATCGCAATCGAAGAAGGATTACGATTTGCAATCAGAGAAGGCGGAAGAACAGTAGGTTCAGGAGTTATATCTGAAATTCTTTAA
- the rpmG gene encoding 50S ribosomal protein L33, with translation MRVKVILACGECKQRNYHTMKNKKNDPERIELKKYCKFCKTHTAHKETK, from the coding sequence ATGAGAGTTAAAGTAATCTTAGCATGTGGGGAATGTAAGCAAAGAAATTATCATACTATGAAAAACAAAAAGAACGACCCAGAGAGAATTGAACTAAAGAAATATTGTAAATTCTGCAAAACTCATACAGCACATAAAGAAACAAAATAA
- the secE gene encoding preprotein translocase subunit SecE gives MAKKEVKQTKEVKKSKEVKKNKESFWKSFTGFFKSVWYEIKKVNWPTRPELIQHTSVVLGIVLIMTAIVWVIDFGIGSILSLII, from the coding sequence ATGGCCAAGAAAGAAGTAAAACAGACTAAGGAAGTAAAGAAAAGCAAAGAAGTAAAGAAAAATAAAGAGAGCTTTTGGAAAAGTTTCACGGGCTTTTTTAAGAGCGTATGGTATGAAATCAAAAAAGTTAATTGGCCCACAAGACCTGAACTAATACAACACACTTCTGTTGTGTTAGGAATTGTCCTAATAATGACTGCGATTGTTTGGGTGATTGACTTTGGGATAGGATCTATCCTTTCGCTAATTATATAA
- the nusG gene encoding transcription termination/antitermination protein NusG, giving the protein MDQNNNDAKWYVAHTYSGYENKVKANIYATVENRNMSDLIHEVHVPMQEVEEFKNGKKKISQKKVFPGYVLVKMIMTDESWYVVRNTRGVTGFVGPASKPVPLTQNELKNMGIKEKLPQIDLEIGDHVEVKDGPLQGFTGLVEEINHEKLKVKVNISMFGRETPAELDFTQIVKV; this is encoded by the coding sequence ATGGATCAAAACAACAATGATGCTAAATGGTATGTAGCTCATACTTATTCTGGATATGAAAACAAAGTAAAGGCTAATATATACGCTACAGTTGAGAATAGAAACATGAGTGATTTGATTCACGAAGTCCATGTTCCTATGCAAGAGGTAGAGGAATTTAAGAATGGAAAGAAGAAGATAAGTCAGAAAAAAGTATTTCCAGGGTATGTACTAGTTAAGATGATCATGACAGATGAATCATGGTATGTAGTTCGTAATACCAGAGGAGTAACTGGATTTGTTGGACCCGCTTCAAAACCCGTTCCGTTGACCCAAAATGAATTAAAGAACATGGGTATTAAAGAAAAATTACCTCAAATTGACTTAGAGATTGGTGATCATGTAGAAGTAAAAGATGGCCCACTACAAGGCTTTACTGGATTAGTAGAAGAGATCAATCATGAAAAACTAAAGGTAAAGGTCAATATATCTATGTTTGGCAGGGAGACACCTGCAGAATTAGATTTTACACAAATTGTGAAAGTATAA
- the rplK gene encoding 50S ribosomal protein L11, producing the protein MAKKVIGMIKLQIPAGKATPAPPVGPALGQHGVNIMGFCKEFNAKTADQAGMIIPVVITVYADRTFTFITKTPPAAVLLKKAVGLESGSGVPNKQKVATISMDKVREIAELKMPDLNAASVETAIKMIAGTARSMGIVVEG; encoded by the coding sequence ATGGCTAAAAAAGTCATTGGTATGATAAAATTGCAAATTCCTGCTGGTAAAGCTACTCCAGCGCCACCAGTTGGTCCAGCACTTGGACAACATGGTGTTAACATCATGGGTTTTTGTAAGGAGTTTAATGCAAAGACTGCTGATCAAGCTGGTATGATTATCCCAGTTGTAATTACAGTTTATGCAGATAGAACCTTTACATTTATTACAAAAACTCCACCAGCTGCTGTACTATTAAAGAAAGCAGTTGGACTTGAAAGTGGTTCTGGTGTGCCAAACAAACAAAAAGTTGCGACTATAAGCATGGACAAGGTTAGAGAAATTGCTGAATTAAAAATGCCAGATTTAAATGCAGCATCTGTTGAGACAGCTATTAAAATGATCGCTGGAACTGCAAGAAGTATGGGTATTGTCGTAGAAGGATAA
- the rplA gene encoding 50S ribosomal protein L1 produces the protein MKRGKNYKEKYKLIDRTNLYDVEEAISLVKKVATAKFDETIEAHIKLGVDSRHADQQVRGAIVLPHGTGKSVRVLVFAKGDKAQEAIDAGAEYVGAEEFIDKITKENWFEFDVVVATPDMMGVVGRLGRVLGPKGLMPNPKSGTVTFEVGKAVNDIKAGKVEYRLDKTNIIHVPVGKASFDEDKLNDNLNVLLEAIKKAKPSAAKGQYFRSVTITSTMSPGIKVNPAKI, from the coding sequence ATGAAACGAGGAAAGAATTACAAAGAAAAATACAAATTAATCGATCGTACTAATTTATACGATGTTGAAGAAGCAATATCATTAGTAAAAAAAGTTGCTACAGCTAAATTTGATGAAACAATAGAAGCACACATTAAGCTAGGCGTAGATTCTAGACATGCAGATCAACAAGTTCGAGGAGCTATTGTCTTACCACATGGTACAGGAAAGTCCGTTCGAGTTCTTGTGTTTGCAAAAGGCGACAAAGCTCAAGAAGCAATTGATGCAGGCGCTGAATACGTAGGTGCAGAAGAATTTATAGATAAAATTACAAAAGAAAATTGGTTTGAATTTGATGTTGTTGTTGCTACTCCAGATATGATGGGTGTAGTTGGTCGATTAGGTAGAGTGCTTGGACCAAAAGGTTTGATGCCTAATCCTAAATCAGGAACAGTAACATTTGAAGTTGGAAAAGCTGTTAACGACATTAAAGCAGGTAAAGTAGAATATAGACTTGATAAAACAAATATTATCCATGTTCCAGTAGGAAAAGCTTCTTTTGATGAAGACAAACTAAACGATAATCTTAATGTTTTACTTGAAGCAATCAAAAAAGCGAAGCCATCTGCTGCAAAAGGTCAATACTTTAGAAGTGTTACTATAACAAGCACGATGTCACCTGGAATTAAAGTCAATCCTGCAAAAATCTAA
- the rplJ gene encoding 50S ribosomal protein L10, whose amino-acid sequence MSKNQELKKEIVSELTDKFNRAQSAVLVDYRGLNVEEVTEFRALARKANVDYKIYKNTMMRFAAKETGLEGLVEYLAGPSGIAFSYDDPVAAAKVVSDFAKTHKKMEIKAGMVDGKVLDQQGVNDLAELPSREVLVARVLGGLNAPITGFVNVLNGNIRGLAIALNQIKEQKEATA is encoded by the coding sequence GTGTCGAAGAATCAAGAACTTAAAAAAGAGATTGTAAGCGAATTGACAGATAAATTTAACCGAGCTCAAAGTGCTGTATTGGTTGATTATAGAGGCCTAAATGTAGAAGAAGTAACAGAGTTTAGAGCTCTTGCTAGAAAAGCAAATGTTGACTATAAAATTTATAAAAATACAATGATGAGATTTGCAGCAAAAGAAACAGGCCTAGAAGGTTTGGTTGAATACTTAGCAGGTCCATCAGGTATTGCTTTTAGTTACGATGATCCAGTAGCAGCAGCAAAGGTTGTATCTGATTTTGCAAAAACTCATAAAAAAATGGAAATTAAAGCAGGTATGGTTGACGGAAAAGTATTAGATCAACAAGGCGTCAATGACTTAGCTGAATTACCATCAAGAGAAGTACTTGTTGCAAGAGTACTTGGTGGCTTAAATGCACCAATTACTGGTTTTGTAAATGTATTAAATGGAAATATCAGAGGTTTGGCTATTGCATTAAACCAAATTAAAGAACAAAAAGAAGCTACGGCTTAA
- the rplL gene encoding 50S ribosomal protein L7/L12, which yields MASEKVTQLIEDVKGLTVLELSELVKVLEEEFGVSAAAPVAVAAAPAAGAAAPAAEEKTEFDVVLTSAGDQKIKVIKVVRELTGLGLKEAKDLVDNAPKTLKEAVSKEDADAMKAKIEEVGGSVEVK from the coding sequence ATGGCAAGTGAAAAAGTAACTCAATTAATTGAAGATGTAAAAGGTTTAACAGTATTAGAATTATCTGAATTAGTAAAAGTTTTAGAAGAAGAATTCGGTGTAAGTGCAGCGGCTCCAGTAGCAGTAGCAGCAGCTCCAGCAGCAGGGGCAGCAGCTCCAGCAGCAGAAGAAAAAACTGAATTTGATGTAGTTTTAACTTCAGCAGGAGATCAAAAAATCAAAGTAATTAAAGTAGTTAGAGAACTTACTGGTTTAGGCTTAAAAGAAGCTAAAGACTTAGTTGACAATGCACCAAAAACTCTTAAAGAAGCTGTTAGCAAAGAAGATGCAGATGCTATGAAAGCTAAAATCGAAGAAGTTGGCGGTTCTGTAGAAGTAAAATAA